A window of Piliocolobus tephrosceles isolate RC106 chromosome 13, ASM277652v3, whole genome shotgun sequence contains these coding sequences:
- the NEU3 gene encoding sialidase-3 isoform X1: protein MSFKEGKFLTPVDRNQVSSDSASSYGNWSSELAQMLVLWLPLLLVPSEARNLCSTLRLSGEVLGGDTELQTNVRARGCGTEERKRPLGTESTRSSLLGVCLRLLRLCCFFLSILLCLRLPSLGAGASPRLRRMRPGNLPPHPMEEPPASSSAPTETEEPGSSAEVMEEVTTCSFNSPLFRQEDDRGITYRIPALLYIPPTHTFLAFAEKRSTSRDEDALHLVLRRGLRIGHLVQWGPLKPLMEATLPGHRTMNPCPVWERKSGCVFLFFICVQGHVTERQQIVSGRNAARLCFICSQDAGCSWSEVRDLTEEVIGSELKHWATFAVGPGHGIQLQSGRLIIPAYTYYIPSWFFCFQLPCKTRPHSLMIYSDDLGVTWHHGRLIRPMVTVECEVAEVTGRAGHPVLYCSARTPNRCRAEALSTDHGEGFQRLALSRQLCEPPHGCQGSVVSFRPLEIPHRCQNSNSKDVPTIQQSSPGSSRRLEEEATTPSESWLLYSHPTSRKRRVDLGIYLNQTPLEAACWSRPWILHCGPCGYSDLAALEEEGLFGCLFECGTKRECEQIAFRLFTDREILSHLQGDCTSPGRNPSQFKSN, encoded by the exons CTCAGAACTGGCACAAATGCTGGTACTCTGGCTACCGCTATTGCT GGTACCCTCTGAGGCCCGGAACCTTTGCTCAACTCTCAGGCTGTCCGGGGAAGTTTTAGGCGGTGATACCGAGCTACAGACCAATGTAAGAGCTCGAGGCTGTGGGACTGAAGAGAGGAAGCGGCCGTTGGGAACTGAG TCGACCCGCTCTTCGCTTCTCGGGGTTTGTCTCCGTCTCCTCCGTCTCTgctgtttcttcctctctatCCTCCTCTGTCTCCGTCTCCCCAGCCTTGGGGCCGGTGCCTCTCCCAGGCTTCGGCGAATGAGACCTGGGAACTTGCCCCCGCACCCCATGGAAGAACCCCCGGCGTCCAGCTCTGCACCGACAGAGACGGAGGAGCCGGGGTCCAGTGCAG AGGTCATGGAAGAAGTGACAACATGCTCCTTCAACAGCCCTCTGTTCCGGCAGGAAGATGACAGAGGGATTACCTACCGGATCCCAGCCCTGCTCTACATACCCCCCACCCACACCTTCCTGGCCTTTGCAGAGAAGCGTTCCACGAGCAGGGATGAGGATGCTCTCCACCTGGTGCTGAGGCGAGGGTTGAGGATTGGGCACTTGGTACAG TGGGGGCCCCTGAAGCCACTGATGGAAGCCACACTACCTGGGCATCGGACCATGAACCCCTGTCCTGTATGGGAACGGAAGAGTGGTTGTGTGTTCCTGTTCTTCATCTGTGTGCAGGGCCATGTCACAGAGCGTCAACAGATTGTGTCAGGCAGGAATGCTGCCCGCCTTTGCTTCATCTGCAGTCAGGATGCTGGATGTTCATGGAGTGAGGTGAGGGACTTGACTGAGGAGGTCATTGGCTCAGAGCTGAAGCACTGGGCCACATTTGCTGTGGGCCCAGGTCATGGCATCCAGCTGCAGTCAGGGAGACTCATCATCCCTGCGTATACCTACTACATCCCTTCCTGGTTCTTTTGCTTCCAGCTACCATGTAAAACCAGGCCTCATTCTCTGATGATCTATAGTGATGACCTAGGGGTCACATGGCACCATGGGAGACTCATTAGGCCTATGGTTACAGTAGAATGTGAAGTGGCAGAGGTGACTGGGAGGGCTGGCCACCCTGTGCTATATTGCAGTGCCCGGACACCAAACAGGTGCCGGGCAGAGGCTCTCAGCACTGACCATGGTGAAGGCTTTCAGAGGCTGGCCCTGAGTCGACAGCTCTGTGAGCCCCCACATGGTTGCCAAGGGAGTGTGGTAAGTTTCCGGCCCCTGGAGATCCCGCATAGGTGCCAGAACTCTAATAGCAAAGATGTACCCACCATTCAGCAGAGCTCTCCAGGCAGTTCAcggaggctggaggaggaagcTACAACACCGTCAGAATCATGGCTCTTGTACTCACACCCAACCAGTAGGAAACGGAGGGTTGACCTAGGTATCTATCTCAACCAGACCCCCTTGGAGGCTGCCTGCTGGTCCCGCCCCTGGATCTTGCACTGTGGGCCCTGTGGCTACTCTGATCTGGCTGCTCTGGAGGAGGAGGGCTTGTTTGGGTGTTTGTTTGAATGTGGGACCAAGCGAGAGTGTGAGCAGATTGCCTTCCGCCTGTTTACAGACCGGGAGATCCTGAGCCACCTGCAGGGGGACTGCACCAGCCCTGGTAGGAACCCAAGCCAATTCAAAAGCAATTAA
- the NEU3 gene encoding sialidase-3 isoform X2 — MRPGNLPPHPMEEPPASSSAPTETEEPGSSAEVMEEVTTCSFNSPLFRQEDDRGITYRIPALLYIPPTHTFLAFAEKRSTSRDEDALHLVLRRGLRIGHLVQWGPLKPLMEATLPGHRTMNPCPVWERKSGCVFLFFICVQGHVTERQQIVSGRNAARLCFICSQDAGCSWSEVRDLTEEVIGSELKHWATFAVGPGHGIQLQSGRLIIPAYTYYIPSWFFCFQLPCKTRPHSLMIYSDDLGVTWHHGRLIRPMVTVECEVAEVTGRAGHPVLYCSARTPNRCRAEALSTDHGEGFQRLALSRQLCEPPHGCQGSVVSFRPLEIPHRCQNSNSKDVPTIQQSSPGSSRRLEEEATTPSESWLLYSHPTSRKRRVDLGIYLNQTPLEAACWSRPWILHCGPCGYSDLAALEEEGLFGCLFECGTKRECEQIAFRLFTDREILSHLQGDCTSPGRNPSQFKSN, encoded by the exons ATGAGACCTGGGAACTTGCCCCCGCACCCCATGGAAGAACCCCCGGCGTCCAGCTCTGCACCGACAGAGACGGAGGAGCCGGGGTCCAGTGCAG AGGTCATGGAAGAAGTGACAACATGCTCCTTCAACAGCCCTCTGTTCCGGCAGGAAGATGACAGAGGGATTACCTACCGGATCCCAGCCCTGCTCTACATACCCCCCACCCACACCTTCCTGGCCTTTGCAGAGAAGCGTTCCACGAGCAGGGATGAGGATGCTCTCCACCTGGTGCTGAGGCGAGGGTTGAGGATTGGGCACTTGGTACAG TGGGGGCCCCTGAAGCCACTGATGGAAGCCACACTACCTGGGCATCGGACCATGAACCCCTGTCCTGTATGGGAACGGAAGAGTGGTTGTGTGTTCCTGTTCTTCATCTGTGTGCAGGGCCATGTCACAGAGCGTCAACAGATTGTGTCAGGCAGGAATGCTGCCCGCCTTTGCTTCATCTGCAGTCAGGATGCTGGATGTTCATGGAGTGAGGTGAGGGACTTGACTGAGGAGGTCATTGGCTCAGAGCTGAAGCACTGGGCCACATTTGCTGTGGGCCCAGGTCATGGCATCCAGCTGCAGTCAGGGAGACTCATCATCCCTGCGTATACCTACTACATCCCTTCCTGGTTCTTTTGCTTCCAGCTACCATGTAAAACCAGGCCTCATTCTCTGATGATCTATAGTGATGACCTAGGGGTCACATGGCACCATGGGAGACTCATTAGGCCTATGGTTACAGTAGAATGTGAAGTGGCAGAGGTGACTGGGAGGGCTGGCCACCCTGTGCTATATTGCAGTGCCCGGACACCAAACAGGTGCCGGGCAGAGGCTCTCAGCACTGACCATGGTGAAGGCTTTCAGAGGCTGGCCCTGAGTCGACAGCTCTGTGAGCCCCCACATGGTTGCCAAGGGAGTGTGGTAAGTTTCCGGCCCCTGGAGATCCCGCATAGGTGCCAGAACTCTAATAGCAAAGATGTACCCACCATTCAGCAGAGCTCTCCAGGCAGTTCAcggaggctggaggaggaagcTACAACACCGTCAGAATCATGGCTCTTGTACTCACACCCAACCAGTAGGAAACGGAGGGTTGACCTAGGTATCTATCTCAACCAGACCCCCTTGGAGGCTGCCTGCTGGTCCCGCCCCTGGATCTTGCACTGTGGGCCCTGTGGCTACTCTGATCTGGCTGCTCTGGAGGAGGAGGGCTTGTTTGGGTGTTTGTTTGAATGTGGGACCAAGCGAGAGTGTGAGCAGATTGCCTTCCGCCTGTTTACAGACCGGGAGATCCTGAGCCACCTGCAGGGGGACTGCACCAGCCCTGGTAGGAACCCAAGCCAATTCAAAAGCAATTAA